From Impatiens glandulifera chromosome 7, dImpGla2.1, whole genome shotgun sequence:
GAAAAGTTGGTAAAGTCGGTTGGAGAGTATCGTTCTTCTCGAAGATTTACGAGTTCGATAACCTATtgaaaaaaatggttaattctatttttcttttttcttttttttttaatttctcatgtcatttttgttattgtgtttaaacgatttttataatttttcatatacatgaaccatttaaaaataataatttgatgatgttaaaacgaGATTGAATAGAACAAGAGAAATCGAAAAGTCATTTCTTCTTGGTCCTCAAATGAATTTTCTAGTTGTAGAGGTGCATTGTTTCTCTTTTCAtcattcaaatttgagttaatgttatgttttgttttgttcaGTTCGGCAACTTGTTTAGCCCGATCAAATTTTTTTGTCTCGGAATTTATAATCCAAATAATACTTCAAACCATTGGTGAATCGTTTTTTTTTCATACTCTCTAACCATTGGTGAATCGTTTTTTTCATACCCTCTAACtgtgttgatcatcatttctcgAATCCGTGTTCATTCCCTTTTTAACAACAAATGAAACTAAATAATTggatctttaattatttttctttttttaataaatagttacaCAAATTGGTCTATCATATAAAACCTCTCTTACATTTATCAACAcataatctatatatacataatgatgcttaatttttaaagtgtctggattgtcgggtcgagagctgtggttaatttggatatttatgtgagagtaaatagatacttaggtcggattgtgggttgaccagcccataaacttaaaacggttaaaaataaatttaaaatgttatttgtatgtttcaaacttgcaacttaacaaaacaagtataaccctttaaccaactaggctaacaacactttatatttaagattcaacaccaaatttgatgaacgcgagacattttaacaataaaagttcaaatttttaactaactaatctatatatatataatgatgcttaatttttaaagtgtcggattgtcgggtcgagagctttggttatttgaatatttatgtgagagtaaatggatacttgggtcggattgtgggttgacccgcccataaacttaaaacggttaaaaataaatttaaaatgttatttgtagatttcgaacttgcaacctaacaaaacaagtataacactttaaccaactaggctaacaacactttatatttaagattcaacaccaaatttgatgaacgcgagatattttaacaataaaagttcaaatttttaactaactaatatatatatataatgatgcttaatttttaaagtgtccggattgccgggtcgagagctgtggttactttgaatatttatgtgagagtaaatggatacttgggtcgaattgtgggttgacccacccataaacttaaaacggttaaaaataaatttaaaaatgttatttgtaggttttgaacttgcaacctatcaaaacaagtacaactctttaaccaactaagctaacaaagctttatatttcagattcaacaccaaatttgatgaacgcgagacattttaacaataaaagttcaaatttttaactaactaatctatatatatatatatataatgatgcttaatttttaaagtgtccggattgccgggtcgagagttgtggttaatttggatatttatgtgagagtaaatggatatttgggtcaaattgtgggttgacccgcccataaatttaaaacggttaaaaataagtttaaaaatgttatttgtagatttcaaacttacaacctaacaaaacaagtacaacctttaaccaaatgtgattgagatgtggtttgtcgagggataatagaccggtatcatttgaaagtggttaaagaaatatgaatcaaatatttaattgaccaaagtgtgagatcacgatgctaattattaaaaaaatatgaatcaaatatttgatagacaaagtgaaagtgtaaagtcacgaaattaGAGAtttattcggaaaaaatatgtgatgaaacatgtgagaaaataagtctTTTTATCTAACAAGAAATCTTTCAACTTTGTTTATCAACTCTggactaaaatataattttaacaatcattcataatatttggtagagattttTACGACGATGGTTTATTGgttatttaggtttatctttttttaaagtgatttaaaaaaaaagttaaaactttagaaaaaagaaaaaaagtaaacaaaattCTCTCTAACGCAACACGttaatgtgaatatatataCTTGTCACGTTCTTCACTTAGTTTCATACTTTCTGTGCTCCTGAAACCAAACAAGAAGATGGCGAAGTTAATCATTTTTACATTGGCACTGTTTTTGGCCTTTACGTCTGCGTATTCTCTCCCTTTCGTCGTTTTCCATGGTAATATTCTTGGACACTCTCCGCAATTGCTAACTGATATCAAAgtctatatataattgtatttctATTTATTGTATGTAGCATGCATATAGCAAGATTTATATATGCTTTAAACCTCATAATTTTAGTTTCTCTTACATGTTATTCCAGTTTGAACATAGTAATTAAGTACAATTGAATTAGACATGTTTgtgtttttgatatatatatatatatataattaattcttgGTTTATTAATATTGCAGGTGTTTCACATAATTGCAAAACCAAGTCAGTGCAACGTCTTACCAATCTTCTAAGCAATTGGTCGGGTTCCGAAGGACAATGCATGTAATATCTCTGTCTGTCTAGCTAGTTTATATGCTCGATCGCTCGATTGTATTATTATTTCCTATatattcattagactgatcACTTGTTTCCTTCAAATAGTGAAACTGGAGATTCCTGGCTCGTGCCAATCAAACAACAGGTTTGTCTGTTACTGTTAGCCATGGCAAATCCCAGACGTCTCAGCTATTTTCTTCTCTAAATTTAACTAGAATCTGTTTCGGTTTTACTTCTTGCAGACTGAAATCGCTTGTGAGAAGGTGGTAGAGCTACCTGGTTTGTCTAATAATTGGTAGAGTTGATATAAAGTATATATAGTTTTTCCCTTAGCCCtttcctttcttttcttttctgcAACTTACAGGTGAAAAATATTAGTGAGCTAAGCAATGGCTACAACATAGTTGGACTTTCCCAGGTTGGTTCAATGAAATTAATCGAATAATATTGTTATCTCATTCCTTCTTGTAACTTATGGGTGAAATGTATTTATTGGATAAATTTGACGATTTTTCCTTCAGGGAAATATCATTAGTCGTGCTGTTATTGAGTTTTGTGAAGGAGCTCCTCAAGTAAGATTcattattaacatttatttaaatgtattaattaaatttctatttatttgatttctGCAACAACTCGATGAAAACAGGTGAATAATTACATATCACTGGCTGGTCCACATGCTGGGATAGGTGCGTTTCCTTATTGTGGTGTAAGTTTACTTCCCTTGCTGCCTCGAAAGTTACTGTTTTTGGACATTGAATGAAATGCCATTATGGTTTgcttattagttttttttttcttcctgcAGTCCGGACAAACCTGCAAAATTCTGCACTATATGATAAAATTAGGAATATATACTAAATATGTGCAGGTACGATTTTCCTCCGATCctgtgtaaaaaaaaaaaaaattgataaataatttgattgcAGGAAAACTTTGCACCGGCTGGTTATGTAAAAGACCCAAATGTGAGTATCTAGATTTCGCCTATATAATTGTCGGGCTTCTTATACGattttacaactttatataCTTTGTTAGGCTATTAATCAATACATGAAAGGATCCAATTTTCTTCCTCGACTGAATAACGAATACAAGGATCAGAAGAATGATGTTTACAAGCAAAGATTCGCCAGCTTGCAGAATCTTGTGCTTATCAAGGTGAGTGGAACTGTCTTTTCTTTTCACAACTTTTCAGTTTATAAGAGCATACTGCAGAATCCTGTTTTATTGGCATGATTTCtgttttcttgttttggttATCAATAGTTTGATGATGACGACGTTTTGATTCCGAATGAAAGCGCATGGTTCGGGTTTTTCACAGATGGGTCGCGGTCACGGAAAAAGATTTTGCCTGTTCAAGAGGTGAGTATAATAAcggtttgaatttattttggcACTATCAATaatgacaataataataatatttgatatttttataccATAGACAGAATTGTACAAGGAAGATTGGATTGGTTTGAGAAGTTTAGACGAAGCAGGTAGAGTTCAATTCATAAATGTCACAGGAAAGCACATCGAGATAACGGATATCGATGCGATGAAATACATTGTGCCTTATTTAGTGGAGAGAAGCGCAGCAAGATAATCGACTATAGATGTGAAGAAATACATCCCCTTGGGATTGGATTCCATTAAACAAGTGGTTGAATTTAAGGAATAAAGGTTTTATATgcatacattattttatttttgaatttaatgaagtgtgcaataataataataataataataataataataataataataataataataataataataataataataaaggttCTATTTgcatacattattttatttttgaattaaaaaaaaaacaatttattttaactattttttatttataaaaatgttatctACCCTTTTGtgtcaaatataaatatagaaaaataattaaaaagatttttttttttttaactatatcacaaattaaattttagatggattgttatatatatataatataattttaaaaaatgatctatgtatatattataatatttaattatatggattttaaaaataattaatataaatagaattatatatatatatatatatatatacatataatttttaagtttttttttattaaagaacacttattatattattataattgaattaaatttttattcttaaaatttattaactttttgaatggttaatattttcatttattagtaaagtatattatataaattataaaaataattaatacaatttagaattatatatatatatatatatatttattaaaataaaattgaattaaagaacactcattattttattttttaaaatttattaattcttgaaTTGTTAAAATAgactacatattttttttattagttagagatggaaataaatgaagaaataaaaaaaagtcttatccgtttgtttatttatttaagttgaCTTACGGGTTTGACCCATATTGTATTTCTCTCCATTTTGTTGTTTTCCATGGGAATCTTTAACTGATGTGAAAGTCTATTGTATTTCTAATTCATTTAAGGTTTTGCCTACTCAAGAAGTGAGTATAATAGGGGTTTGAATCTTGGCAcatttaataattacaataataaatgTATCGGGAGGGCACCTCGAGGTATCGAATATCGATATGAAGAAATACATTGTGCCTTATTTGGTGAGAAGCGCCTCGAGATATCTACTATCGATAAAGAAATGCACTGTGCCTTTTCAAAATGGTCATTGGGATTGGATTCCATAAAACAAATGGTTGGATTTAACAAAAAGAAagtttacattatttttattttcgaaCTTAAGGGAGTGtgcaataataagaaaatatgacCTTCTAACAatgctatttttttatttgtttgtatgACATTTAACcgtttatttttctaatatctTAGAAAAGCTAAACTCTGTTGAGAGATGTCAGGCGGTAAGAACGTAGAAGGCGATTCCTCTACAACATTCTATTCTTCTCATTATTGGTCGTCAATCTACACGCCAAACCATTACCTCCTCATTCATAGATCTCCGTCCAAACGATTTCGCTCGAACTCATTCTCATCAGCATTGACGTTGAATTTTTTGCCGTCACTGGTACGATTGCTCTTGATTGAAAATGTGAGAAGAATTAATTTTTACCGTTCTCGAAAATTTAAAGTGAGAAATCGAGATTTTATAGATGACGGCATAACTTACCCTCCTGTAGAATCTGGAAAAGATTGTGATATTTAATGGGAAGCTTTCAATCATAGACctatttagagttttttttattatgtattattaaCCTCGTGACTAAAAGTCCtttcctaatttttataaaacgagaaaaataatattagatatCTGAACGccaaatttaatgatttttttcgaGTTCGGCGCTTGTTACATgtggaaaagaaaaaaatatctatGTCACACAACGTtttaaggtctctactaattcaATTTTAgcctttttaaaataatttactttttacatTTCAGGTTTTCTATTTTTTACATATATCTGGTGTATTTGtacaatataaaagaaaataaatgtacaATGAAAAGCAATCTAGAGTCTAGGAATATAAATTCACACATAAATTATCTTAAAAGGTCAATAGACTAATAAATTAGAAATTCATGTTTAAGGTTATTCTAAGTCTatttgtaaaagaaaataaatgtacaATGAAAAGCAATCTAGAGTCTAGGAATATAAATTCACACATAAATTATCTTAAAACGTCAATAGACTAATAAATTAGAAATTCCATGTTTAAGGTTATTCTaagtctaattaatttttagatttgtCTAAgtgagttatttatattttgtggaagtttttatgttttatgatttttatatttcgtcttaggaattttataattttgtctttaatttttgtgattttataattttatagctTTGAGTCAAACCAACtcatagaaaatattatattttagttgattttgTGTCTTTATgttggttcaattttaaattttctaaccTAGTTTCACATAAGTCACAAACTTACAAtttaaaaatcaacaaaaatcaaaaaaaaaaaaaaacctaaaaagaACTGAAAATAAAAGTCAAAAGAACAGCCGCAAGCGTCGGAAAGAAAGCGTCAGTAGCATCCTTGGTTGGCTGGAGAGGAGCAgcgggaaatttgatcaaatgaccctcaaaagagGTCATTCCCAAAACTAACCTcaaatatttcagtttttatttttaatcattttttaaaaatttggacACTTTTACCCTTACTAACTTTTTTTCCTCCCTTTCTTTCCCATTTCCCCATTTTCACTTTTGTCTTCATCCACTCTCCGGGCCCCCGATCCCCAACCACCAACCGGTCCCCCACCAACCAACCCCCGCTCCCCAAGAAACCACCTGCAACGGTCCCCTACGACGACGAGACCCAGTAGCATCCGACCGACCCAACATCGCcttcaaaatgggtatgtttccTATTTCTTTCATTCACATTTAGCTGAACACTAAATATGTTTGGTACGTTTGAAATTCTGTGTCATACGTTTGAAATGCtatcaaaatgggtatgtttactAAACGACCCACGACCCCCGCATCAGGACCCACGCACAACGACCACGCACCACGCACAGCCCCCACACACCACTCCATGCCCCACGCACCACCCCCACGCACCACACCCCACACACCACCCCCACGCACCACgtcccacgcccacgcccacgcctcACACTCACGcccacgccccacccccacgcccaccccacgccccacgcccaccccacgccccacgcacaacccccacgccccataTATGATGGAGAGTGGAGGAAAGATGATAATGGTGTTGTTTTTTTTACTCAAGTTCATTAGTAGGTGTGCCTTTATCCATAAACACTACATATAACGAATTAACTGACATTGTCTATCATGCTATTGGTGTGGACaaattgagatatgatttaGTGTTCAAAGTCAAGTATAATTTGGTTATGAAAACTACTCCTTCTGCTGATATCCGATATGATAGAGATGTGATGTTCTATGTAAAAGAAATTTCGACTTCACCACACGAGCTTCACACTCCTCTTTGTGTctctttagtagagaagtcactactTTCACACCCAAATAATGAAATCCAAATAGATGAGGTTCCTGAATTCCCTATATTTGAGCAGTATATCTTACCAAGTCAAAATGACATACACCGtgcagaagatgaagaacaacaagtCCCATGTTTGCGTCCGAGTGAATTGGTTGCTAGTACCCCTCCTTTTGCACCCCGGCTAGCCATCACTTCCCCTATGAGGAAAACATCCAGCCATATTGAGTTCTTGATTCATTTGAACCAATCCAGGTTGAAATACATGCTCAATTAACCCTTGAAAACGGATTGGAAGTGGGTACGttttttgagaataaaaaagaacttcaattgaGGGTGCATAAATATGATatggctaatcattttgaattcaaagtcgAAAAGTCAACAAAAGATCTTTGGTTTGTGAAATGTGTGAATGAGGACTGCAAATGGAGATTGTGTGCTGTGAAAGGAAAATTCCAAGAGATATTTGAGATTCAAAAATTAGTAAATGAACATGCATGC
This genomic window contains:
- the LOC124909985 gene encoding palmitoyl-protein thioesterase 1-like yields the protein MAKLIIFTLALFLAFTSAYSLPFVVFHGVSHNCKTKSVQRLTNLLSNWSGSEGQCIETGDSWLVPIKQQTEIACEKVKNISELSNGYNIVGLSQGNIISRAVIEFCEGAPQVNNYISLAGPHAGIGAFPYCGSGQTCKILHYMIKLGIYTKYVQENFAPAGYVKDPNAINQYMKGSNFLPRLNNEYKDQKNDVYKQRFASLQNLVLIKFDDDDVLIPNESAWFGFFTDGSRSRKKILPVQETELYKEDWIGLRSLDEAGRVQFINVTGKHIEITDIDAMKYIVPYLVERSAAR